The Harmonia axyridis chromosome 3, icHarAxyr1.1, whole genome shotgun sequence nucleotide sequence AATTTCAAATGGTAGAGAGTTTTGTTCTCGAAAGATTCAACTTTACTTTTCGAAGTCACAATATCCGATGACATATACGCTGCTACGTATTGATTTGATTATTTCGTGgcataattcatttgaaataatcaaccaatagTAGCATTTTCGAATCACCCTTACATAAAACATATgccaaatttattttgatataatttttatgttgcTCAGTCAAAAAGACTCACAAAAGTAGAAAAGTCCTAAAAAGTCTGtggaattttgagaaataacaaTTATAAATTTACCCGAAAATTCTCAGTTTTTATCTGGATTAGCTTCAACATTGCGTCATAATCCTGTAGGAATTCGCTTGTGTATCTAGTAGTCATTAAAGCACGGTCTAGCGTAAATATTGGCATGTCTTCTTAGAAAAGGAACAGAACATAAATCTCTAATTCGTTTATTTTAATTAGGATCGTTTATTAAGTTGAGATTTATTAGCTTCAATCAATCTCCCTATTTTCTTGTTTATGTTTGAACACATGAAAATTGAGTAAATTTGtttatcaatttgaatataattattttatatttttccgaAGTCACCTGAAGATAACTTAACAGCATCGTTGTCAGACTGTGGATTTACTATAAAATCAACACAATTGGTTGTTAAAATATTCTCATGCTTTAAATGATTAAATTGTGTGCTCGATTCAGATAACTGTGAAAGGACCAGGCAGCAGTCTAATAGCaaaattgtcaccggttaatttttatgaatttttcgtattttataGTATATGACCTgctgaacaagaaagtctatgggtccaactcaatcctatgcaaattcagattatacatcctagtaacttttgtattgtatcttggtagTTAGTGTGActattacgaaaattgacagattacagaatttgaatcgtacgtttcgaattttgaaaaaatgtataattacacattaaattcgtgaataatgtctgaaaaaatcgatttaaTACCACCAGAAtttagagaaattgcgaataatgttgcaaatcattccacTATATCCAATTTATAATATATTGACAAGTGAAAtgtcttgaaatttgataagatcggaagtcagtgtagacaataacaaaatgaaaaatataactgaaaacaatgctgtaatgaactcattacagcaatatttttagtactgtaatgaactcattacgatactgaaatagaggaatcaaatttaactttttcattttattcttcaaaattgaTTTGTAAACTCAAAACATATAGCAATATGCATTTTCCACAGTTTTTCAAAATCGATCTTATAGGTATGCCTTTGAATCATTTCATTATAGGTAGATTTCTTTTAATCCTTCATCAACAgaaaaattcttttattatcCATAACACCAAGACCTACATATTATTTCTGATGGTTTTCGACTAatatacaattgaaaaaaagcaAAGGATAGTTTTTGATGATATTATAtttacataaatattttttatgagaaaCTAAACAGATGACAATaacagaaaaacagaacaggTGAAAATAAATAGCTATTTCATCAGCAAACAGTTTCATGAACAACTTGCTATTtataacatgaaacaaaaattttggaaaatatttacataaaattATACATTTTACAAGATTTATTAACATTAAAAATTACATTCTTATTTGGAATCGTCCAGCCTTAGTTATATATTTAACACCTTTGAAGGGCTTATATTTTTCACCATACATATCTAAACGGTTGACCTTCAGTCCACTCACTGCTAATTGATTTATCATAAAGTGAACATTTATAGAAGGATTAAGATCTGAAGTATTAGCACCGGTAGCTATCGAAATGTTACCACGGATATTAGGCAGTTTGGAAGGATCAATCTTACCAACATCCCAATGTAGAATTTTAGACACAGTATCAAAATTATACTTTCCCTGATTCACTACCAAAACACAGTTTAAGACACATTTTGGAAGCAGTATTTCTAGTTTTACTGCTTCTATAGATCTTCCAAGAGTTTGTTTTGGACCTACTGTAAGATCCAACCTTCCCTGTTCCCCAGATTTTATTGATATATTGTGCCGAACATATAAAGGAATGGCAACAATACTCTGACTGCTGACATGATATGATATCAGTCTAAAATTGCCATCAGGAGGAACAAAAGACAGAACTCGCTCTGTTTCCCACCTTTTAAATCTTACACATGGATGAAAACTCACATCATCAAAAATTCTTGGGTTCATAAAAGATAAAGTTAAATCAGGCATTCCACTCAATTTAATACAACAATCAATataaccttggatttcagcaaaaACTGTAGCACCACTCTTATCAATTATAGCATCTACTTCTTCAATCACATCAAaatatgcttcattgtttgTGTAGTTTACTCCTGTTCTTCTCCAAGGGATATTAGATAATTGACCACTTGGTAAAATATCACTTATGTTTGATTTTCCAGTCATTGTGTTGGCTATTGATCTGAGTATATTGGGTGGTTTGATTAATTCCTTGAGTATATTACTCTCTGTAGCTAACGGAAATCCATTATCTAGCATTTCATCAAGTAATTCGTAAATAACAACATAGTGCTCCTTTATAATACTTTCAGTGCAATCTGAGAAGTAATCTTGGAAAATATCTACTATTCTGTGTAAAAACTCGATTACAAACAATGGGGGCGTCTCTTCCATGCAAACTGCAACAAAATTCACACCTCCTCTTTGAATGGATATAAGATAATGATGTGGTGTGGCTATAACTGGTTGAATATTAGTAGGGTTGTTTCTTTGGGCTTCAAGGAAGTAGTCACATACTGAACGAGAAATCACACTTTTCCAATGTTTTTCGAGAAAGACATCCCCCGaggaatttataataaacaaacTATGTATCATATTAGATTGATTGAATTCGAgtgaagaaaaatatgaaaaataatcacTTCCTCTCAAATTTAAGAAACTGTTTTCCTCCACTCCACGTAAAGTCAAGATTGTGTTGTGTTGTTGTACTTTGGAccatagaattttttttgttaatctgATGTCTGTGGTCTGATTACTATGAGAACTACCCACAGAATATATCTCTAGTGGAACTACCAATCTCAGAATATTTTGAGCTacgaataatataataatacaaaGATGCGCCCTTGGCCGATTGTGCAGTGGCATAGGAATATATTATCACAGACTAactaactagtaatctgtgatatTATAACTAGAATGCTAACCCGTAGACAAATTGTGTTGTAAAAAGTTGAAGTTAGATTTTAATGCGCATGTGCATGAACCTGTTATTTCCGAACAGGGTGGGCTTCAGGAAAATTCTTGAAGACTTATTCAACTTGAAGGGGATtgaaacatatttatttatcaacatTATATTTCTTTGTGCAGTGCAGAACACAGGCACTAACATTAAGGAGAGAAAAGTTAAAACTCCGATCATGTATAGGAGAGAATAcaaaagtttgaatttcaaccaatgatataattattataataattaatgtaATATGTAAACTAATCAATATTATGTTGCGACTTAGATCAACTGATGCACACATCATGCTTCTCACTCTTCCACTGAAGTCGATTCCTCTCGCTCtctacatatacatatattttataattagatCATTAATAACTAGAGAGTTCTGTCGTATGCCATTAATAACTAGAGAGTTCTGTTGTATGTCATTAATAACTAGAGAGTTCTGTCGTATGAGGATCGGGGAACGCACGTATATTTTCCAGATACTTTTCTACTGGTGTGACCGAAGTTCCCAGAACTTTGgagtttattgatatttttgtggaatattgaattattttccagGCAGAAAATACAGTAGGCATAattaacaaatattcatgcaaaCTAACTCTTTCTACATTTAAAATTCTatgtttcaaataatatacagggtgtttaaaaaaaaaggtgactCCGCCTCTAGGATGCTGTTAAAAAATTGTCGTAACTCCATGCCTATTCAAGATAATGGgtgttgaagaaaaattttttacacatttttcaatttttcaccgAAACTACTGGCAACATTGTAATGACATTTTATTCGAATATATTATGGAAGCTGATACATCCCaagaatttgtttttatatctgaCTCTCATAGAAGAGCTAGTTACACGGTTCGCAGTACTTTGTTTCGAAGATTGGAATTGCTTTTCTACAAGGTGACTCGAAAGAAAGTTTACATGTAAAAAAGCGATTTAAACAAAATTAGCCGTTTGtcgaaaaaatcattattaattATGAAAACACACCATTTGGgaatttatttcttcaaaataatgtCATCCAAATGTCTACCCTCAAGTTCACGACACTTATTCAAGCTAACACTAAAATTTCTGATGACGGCATGGCAAGTATGCTCCGTGATGGCTCCCATTTCTTGacgaatattttgttttaactaGGCCAAGGAAGTTTGTTTATACCAAGGCAAATTTAGATTTCAGAAAACCCCACAGGTAAAAGTCCAAAATCAGGACTGAGGGGAATGAATGTGACCTATCCTAGAGATTAATTTGcctggaatagttatttataatacaagtgcagaaggcattgatattcttccacgagttcaaaattcaaaaacgagccacgaagtggcgagttttggaatgaacgagtggtagaatgagccttctgtacgagaattatacattattttctctaattcatagcatttccattgaaatcaatgaaatatttccatacatatattttagtgattttagcattgaaaaatgttggttggcagaactgatttatttaaggcaaattgatgaattgaccatattcaccgtcgccattttgttttgcgacaataccaactacccagtgttcccaacggagaaattttgagtttactagaaaaataccgcttatatcaaaaatactatcagccatagagactattcttccactgactatttccaaaaatgaagcgaagccttcatttatacactcggccacaattaatttgttcagaaaaccacctttcactaatgtttttatttccaaaaggtgaaatttttgcaaaatattgtcccaaacaagcctatctgacgtagcagccagaaaaggtacacataaacttcacttagaaactttatattgtggaatttttctagtaaactcaatatttcttcgttgggaacactgggtagttggtattgtcgcataacaatatggcgacggtgaatatggtcaattgacagataaagccgtggcggaaagttcggagtaccaacatagaataataaaatataaccatgaaaactgtgcgtttctagttatttataatacaagtgcagaaggcatagatattcttccacgagttcaaaattcaaaaatgagccacgaagtggcgagttttggaatgaacgagtggtagaatgagccttctgtacgagtattatacattattttctctaatgcattgcattttcattgaaattaatgaaatatttccataaatatcatttagtgatttttgcattgaaaaatgttggttggcagaactgatttccttaaggcaaattgattCTAAGGATAaaaccgtggcggaaagttcggagtaccaacatataataataaaatataaccatgaaaactgtgcgtttctgatatattctcgcacgattttgttctacaagatgtggaagaatgaacggaataaccacagaattagagaaatatattgGACGTGTCAAATTGCTCCATCCTACTGGAATTGGTTCTTTGGTTATAGCCAGGAAAGTTCTGCAGTTCAGGCACCAAAATATCATCCAAGATCCTCAATGCTCTGAATTGACAGTGACTGCACGCCCCCTTTCATCTTCAAAAAAATTCCTCTCGATGGCAACCTAAATGATCACCTTTAGCGAATGAATGGGCTTTCTGATGCTTTCGTTTAGAATTGATTGCACTCCAGTAGCGACAGTTCTGATTGTATACATGGTCATTTAGGTGAAAATAAGCTTCAtccgaaaacaaaattttggtaAACGTTTGTAAGCGATGCATTGCTTGGTTTACGAATTCTAACCTCTGAATAACATCTTGAGTTTCAATTTTTATACCAATTGAATTATAGAGGTGCTGTTTTAAATCTTGTATTAAATGTAGTGATCTATGTACATTCAACCACTTGCACGCTTCCAAATGGACTGAATGGAGAGGTCtggtcgggatcatcacgaacagtcCGATTACCATAATACGTTCTCTTCCGTACTCAATCACCTTGGGCGCCGGGTTTTTGGTTTATCTGGTATTGGACCGGCCTCCTCAAACCTTTTTACCCATTTTCGAACGAGATTGGCGCATCCTTAAAACCTCAAATACAGAATAAATTTCTTGAAGCTACAGTCGCAGAATTACCATTTTTGAGAAATTCTCCTACGCACAACGCGCGATGAGCTCCCCCACTCCATAGCGATTAAGAAAAAGGAGAATATGGAATTTAAATTCCCAAGAGCCGGGCTACCGATTAACATATAGCTTTTCAGTGAGCTAAACAATTACAAACTCTCTTTTGAGACTCCTTGTCCGTAAACACGCAAAATTTTAAATCGGTCATATCTGTTGTCAAGGCCATAGCCAGGGAGGGGTCAGAACATATTACAAATGAATCAACATTATTCtactttatttcatttttataaccaATATACTTTAATATAACACAGCTGTCTAAACATAAATCTATAATTCAAGCagataatatttgaataaaaaaaaatgttaaaataacagttagataaaataataaatctgaACAGTTGCCCATATGCTAAAATGAGTAAGTAAGAAGTATCACATATGTTTTtattcttcttcctcttcattCTCTGTTTCACACTCACATTCATCAATTGTAGCATCCTGATACTGCTGATACTCTGTTATAAGATCATTCATATTAGATTCAGCTTCCGTAAACTCCATCTCATCCATGCCTTCACCTGTGTACCAGTGTAGGAAGGCTTTCCTTCTGAACATCACCGCAAATCTGTATCCAATTCTCTTGAACATAATCTGAATAGCAGTTGAATTGCCTATGAAGGTAGCAGACATTTTTAAGCCACGTGGGGGTATGTCACATACAGCTGTTTTCACGTTGTTAGGCACCCACTCAACAAAGTATGGACTGTTCTTTGTTTGAATATTGAACATTTGTTCATCTACCTCTTTCATAGACATTCTACCCCTAAATATTGCTGCCACTGTCAGGTATCTGCAAAGAGAGAAATAGACAAATATTTAGcagatattcaattgaattagtTTTTACTCGATAGAAATCAATTTAAATAAGGTGATTCTAATTTCCACTTGTGCTTTATAATATATAACAATTAATTCGCTTATATTAATCAGATATTTCACCTTGTGAGTAACAGTTCTGATAAATATCAGATGAAGTTTCAATGAACCTTGAAACCATCACTATATTCCATAATAGTCTGCCTAAGGACACTAGACTTAAGTCATAGTAAAAAAGTTTCTATACTCGATGTACCGAATAGGGTCAAGTAGAAAAAAACACTGAATGATTTTGATCACTGTGGCTTTGGCAGATAATAAGTAATAAAGGTttaaaattgataataataaaagtACATTCGACACCAATAAATAACATGTCacattaaaaattaataatatagtCAGCCTTCCTTTTGAATGCCATTGTTcctattttcaatttcttcaggCAAGTGATTGTAGTCCTCATGTATACACTTTCTTGGGTCCGCTTCTAGTTCCTTGGACAAAATGAGTAAACCTATTGAACCAGATACATTCTGCAACCTAGTCCAAGAAACATTATTGTCTTTAAAGGAAAAGCACAAGACCATTGCTTTCATATGGACCCCAGCACACTCTGAAATAGGTGGGAACGAGATTGTGGACCAAAAGGATAAAAACGCTAGTTTGGATGAACCTCTTTTCTATATCGGAATATACGATACAGATCTAAAGAAATATTACAAGAATGATAGTCCAGTCAAAATGAGCCtactcaaattttgaataaataatctTATCACTAGGAGTTTGTCCATATAATTAATAAATCTACATCTTCTCCAACAACAAAAGTGATATTGGTACTTTTCAGAATCAGCTTGTTTCGCTAAAATATTGATAGCTGCAAAATCTTCACATAACATaaataaaatgttatgccaTTAAATTTTCTAGACTGAAATATAGATGGAGTAGTTCCACTGGAAAAACAATGTTAAAAGACTCAGAGTAAAGCATTGTagcaaatgaataataataataaatgtatttgtGGCCATCGACCTGAGTCCTTCAGCCAATAATAAGTTTGATTACATTatgaaattacaaaaatatatatatatatatatataatatataataattatataatataaacttAAG carries:
- the LOC123676166 gene encoding AP-3 complex subunit mu-1 — protein: MIHSLFIINSSGDVFLEKHWKSVISRSVCDYFLEAQRNNPTNIQPVIATPHHYLISIQRGGVNFVAVCMEETPPLFVIEFLHRIVDIFQDYFSDCTESIIKEHYVVIYELLDEMLDNGFPLATESNILKELIKPPNILRSIANTMTGKSNISDILPSGQLSNIPWRRTGVNYTNNEAYFDVIEEVDAIIDKSGATVFAEIQGYIDCCIKLSGMPDLTLSFMNPRIFDDVSFHPCVRFKRWETERVLSFVPPDGNFRLISYHVSSQSIVAIPLYVRHNISIKSGEQGRLDLTVGPKQTLGRSIEAVKLEILLPKCVLNCVLVVNQGKYNFDTVSKILHWDVGKIDPSKLPNIRGNISIATGANTSDLNPSINVHFMINQLAVSGLKVNRLDMYGEKYKPFKGVKYITKAGRFQIRM